TTGCGCCATTGGCAACTCTATAGTACTCTGAGCCTGACCTTCTGCGTGGAATCCACAAGTACTGAAAAAGGCCGTTCTCTCTTATCACTGCCGAGGCAGATTCAACAGATCAGCCCACTCATCTCTTAACAGCTTTTTATGCCAACTAAACTTAAATTTACCAATACTAACCGGTCTACATTTTTTACTACCGTTCGCGGACGGGTCGATGCGTATTTCATTGAACACGCTCTTTCGCCCCACGCCAATGGAGCCATGTGGGCTAAGACGCTATTTTTTCTGGTAGGTTATGCCCTGCTCTACGGGCTTATTCTGTCCAATCAGTTTGGAGTGGGCACCATGCTGGTACTAGCCGTTTTACTCGGTGTGTTTGCCGCTTGTATCGGTTTTAACGTTTCACACGATGCATTACACGGTGCTTTTTCGGCTCGTCCATGGGTAAATAAATTGTTAGGTGGAAGTTTTTACCTACTGGGAGCTAACCCCTACGTCTGGAAAATTACCCACAACATCGTTCACCATACCTTTACCAACATTCCCGGTCATGATGAAGATATTGAAGTAGCACCGGGACTGGTCCGACTGGACCCTCAGGAGCCGCTTCGGCCCTGGCATCGCTATCAGCAGTGGTATACCTTTCCGCTATACGCCCTGGCGTCGCTATCGTGGGTTTTGCGGAAAGATTATGTCAAGTTTTTTAAGAGCCGGATTGGCCAACACGATACAACCTCACATCCTCGACGCGAATATGTTAAGCTATTCGTGGCCAAGGTACTGTATTATGTTTTCTTTCTGGTGCTGCCGTTTGCTGTGCTCAGCTTAGCCTGGTGGCAGATACTAATCGGATTTCTGGTCATGCACCTGGCCGAAGGGCTGGTATTAGGGCTTGTTTTTCAATTAGCCCATACCGTAGAAGGTACCACGTTCCCTGTACCAGACGAAAAAGGTAATTTACAGGAGTCCTGGGCGATGCATCAGTTGTACACGACGGCCAACTTTGCCCCCCACTCAGCCTTGGCGGCCTTTATCTGTGGCGGCTTAAACCGCCAAATTGAGCACCATTTGTTCCCTAAGGTTTGCCACATTCATTATCCGGCTATTACGGCTATTGTCAGACGTACGGCACATGAATTTGGTTTGCCCTATTTGGAGAATCGTAGCTTCGGCTCAGCACTTTATTCCCATTTTCGCCTGTTACAAACCTTGGGACGACCCGCCTAGAGCGACGTATCACAATTTATGTAACATTCTATTCTCTTTTTAACAACTCAACGTATGGCTTCTCAACAAGACCTTGATTTTACCTACACAACGATTGATAAAATATTCCGTTTGAGCATGGGACAAACCGGCGATTACAGCGGAGCCATGTACAACGGCGATTTCTCACTAACGCTGGAGCAAGCACAGCGCCAGAAACATGAGTTCATTGCTGATAGTTTGCGGATAAGGGACGGTTCGCGGGTACTGGATCTGGGTTGCGGCTGGGGCCCATTTCTCCAATATGTAAAAGAACGAGGAGCCATGGGGCAGGGCGTGACGCTTTCGCAGGGGCAGGCCACTGCCTGCCGGGCAAATGGCCTGATAGTCGACATTAAAGACTGTCGCCTGATTACGCCCGCTGATTACGGCACATTTGACGCGATTAGTAGTGTCGGGGCCATGGAGCATTTCTGTTCGGTTGAGCAATACCTGGCAGGGCAGCAGGACGCAGTTTACACCGATTTCTTCGCCAGGCTAAATGACTTACTACCCGTTGGGGGCAGAGCTTACATACAGACTATGGTTTTTGGTAAGAACATGATTCCTTTCGAAGAGATCAGCCTGGATGCACCCAAAGATTCGCCCTCCTATGCGCTGGCACTGATGATTGCTCAGTTTCCCGGGTCTTGGCTGCCCTATGGAGCCGAGCAGGTTACCCGCAATGCGCAACCTCATTTCAAACTCATCTCGAAAAGTAGCGGCCGACTAGATTATATTGAAACCATTGGGCAGTGGCGAAAACGCTTTCGTGCGTTTGACCTGCAAAAATATGGGCTCTATGCTTCGCTCCTGCCCAAGATGTTAACCAATAAAGCCTTCCGGGATTTGATTGCTGTGTTTCGGGTTAGCCCCAACCGAGTATGTTTTGAGCAGGAAACGATGGAGCATTACCGGATGGTATTTGAAAAAATTTAACGTATTGCCCTTACTCTATCTATCCATATGGCCATCCGTGTCGAGCTTATTCACCAAACCCTGTACCAGTATAACGGACCGGTCTTTTTATCACCCCAACAGATACGGCTTAAACCGGCTGCTCATTGCCGCACGTTGATTGAATCGTATCAGTTGACTATTGAACCCGCCAACCATGTGGTGCATGAGATGCAGGACCCTTTTGGCAATTTTGTGACACGAGTCGATTTTTCGGGTTCTGTGGCATTTATGACGATTCGTGTTCAGTTGATTGCGAATCTGGAGCCCATTAATCCCTTCGATTTTTTTATTGATGCATACGCCAGTTCTTTTCCGTTTGAGTATGAGGCCCCGCTCAAAAAAGCGTTGATGCCTTATCTGGAAATTACGGAACAGGGACACTATCTGACTCAGTGGATCCATCAAATTAAACAGCACCCCAGGCAAAACTCCCTCGATTTTCTGATTGGTCTGAACCAGCAGGTTAACCAGGCCATTACCTACCAGGTTCGTCTTCAGGCGGGAGTGCAACCGGCGGACGTGACGCTCCGCCGGGCAATTGGTTCATGCCGGGATTCGGCCTGGCTATTGGTGCAGTTACTACGATCGTTA
This window of the Spirosoma aerolatum genome carries:
- a CDS encoding fatty acid desaturase family protein is translated as MPTKLKFTNTNRSTFFTTVRGRVDAYFIEHALSPHANGAMWAKTLFFLVGYALLYGLILSNQFGVGTMLVLAVLLGVFAACIGFNVSHDALHGAFSARPWVNKLLGGSFYLLGANPYVWKITHNIVHHTFTNIPGHDEDIEVAPGLVRLDPQEPLRPWHRYQQWYTFPLYALASLSWVLRKDYVKFFKSRIGQHDTTSHPRREYVKLFVAKVLYYVFFLVLPFAVLSLAWWQILIGFLVMHLAEGLVLGLVFQLAHTVEGTTFPVPDEKGNLQESWAMHQLYTTANFAPHSALAAFICGGLNRQIEHHLFPKVCHIHYPAITAIVRRTAHEFGLPYLENRSFGSALYSHFRLLQTLGRPA
- a CDS encoding SAM-dependent methyltransferase — protein: MASQQDLDFTYTTIDKIFRLSMGQTGDYSGAMYNGDFSLTLEQAQRQKHEFIADSLRIRDGSRVLDLGCGWGPFLQYVKERGAMGQGVTLSQGQATACRANGLIVDIKDCRLITPADYGTFDAISSVGAMEHFCSVEQYLAGQQDAVYTDFFARLNDLLPVGGRAYIQTMVFGKNMIPFEEISLDAPKDSPSYALALMIAQFPGSWLPYGAEQVTRNAQPHFKLISKSSGRLDYIETIGQWRKRFRAFDLQKYGLYASLLPKMLTNKAFRDLIAVFRVSPNRVCFEQETMEHYRMVFEKI
- a CDS encoding transglutaminase family protein; protein product: MAIRVELIHQTLYQYNGPVFLSPQQIRLKPAAHCRTLIESYQLTIEPANHVVHEMQDPFGNFVTRVDFSGSVAFMTIRVQLIANLEPINPFDFFIDAYASSFPFEYEAPLKKALMPYLEITEQGHYLTQWIHQIKQHPRQNSLDFLIGLNQQVNQAITYQVRLQAGVQPADVTLRRAIGSCRDSAWLLVQLLRSLGLAARFVSGYLAQVGLNDSSKDDSADDVVNSLDLHAWAEVYLPGAGWIGLDPTSGMLATEGHIPLACSPDTADAAPLTGTTGSSETELTFTSTLTRLR